From Priestia aryabhattai, one genomic window encodes:
- the hslV gene encoding ATP-dependent protease subunit HslV, translating to MSTFHATTIFAVQHNGQCAMSGDGQVTFGNAVVMKHTARKVRRLFQGQVLAGFAGSVADAFTLFELFETKLEEYNGNLQRAAVELAKQWRSDKVLRKLEAMLIVMNKDNLLLVSGTGEVIEPDDGILAIGSGGNYALSAGRALKQHAGEHLTAKEIAKAALDVASEICVYTNDHIIVEEL from the coding sequence TTGTCTACTTTCCATGCTACTACGATTTTTGCGGTTCAGCATAACGGTCAATGTGCCATGTCTGGGGACGGACAAGTAACGTTCGGAAATGCTGTTGTGATGAAACATACTGCTCGAAAAGTGAGACGTCTATTTCAAGGGCAAGTTCTTGCCGGCTTTGCAGGTTCAGTAGCTGATGCATTCACTCTTTTTGAATTATTTGAAACGAAGCTTGAAGAGTATAACGGAAATCTTCAGCGTGCAGCCGTTGAGCTTGCTAAACAATGGAGAAGTGACAAAGTATTGCGAAAGTTAGAAGCAATGCTTATTGTTATGAACAAAGATAACTTACTGTTAGTATCAGGAACGGGTGAAGTTATTGAACCGGACGACGGTATTTTAGCAATTGGATCAGGCGGAAATTATGCTTTATCAGCGGGACGTGCATTAAAACAACACGCAGGCGAACATTTAACGGCTAAAGAAATTGCAAAAGCAGCTTTAGATGTAGCAAGTGAGATATGTGTTTATACAAATGATCATATTATTGTAGAAGAACTGTAG
- the xerC gene encoding tyrosine recombinase XerC, whose amino-acid sequence MEFVKDVLNSFLEYLQIEKNYSKYTVDCYEKDIGIFMSFMQEEQIQNLQSVTYADARLFLTRLYEKQYSKRSMSRKISCLRTFYRYLNREELVEDNPFALVTLPKKEERNPRFLYEEEIVKLFQMNDLTTPLGQRNQSLLELLYATGIRVSECASIKLSDIDFSLQTLLVYGKGKKQRYVPFGCYAKDALRVYIDKGRKLLLKKAPSDTHSLFLNYKGTPLTDRGIRLVIDQLVKKTAENIHISPHVLRHTFATHMLNEGADLRTVQEMLGHEHLSTTQIYTHVTKDRLKAVYMNHHPRA is encoded by the coding sequence TTGGAATTTGTTAAAGATGTATTAAATTCCTTTCTAGAATATTTACAAATTGAGAAAAACTATTCAAAATATACAGTTGACTGCTATGAAAAAGACATAGGTATCTTCATGTCTTTTATGCAAGAAGAGCAAATACAAAACCTACAAAGTGTTACATATGCTGATGCAAGGCTGTTTTTAACACGTCTATATGAAAAGCAGTATTCAAAAAGATCGATGTCACGCAAGATTTCTTGTTTGAGAACGTTTTATCGGTACTTAAATAGAGAAGAATTAGTAGAAGATAATCCATTTGCGCTCGTTACCCTTCCTAAAAAGGAAGAGCGAAATCCTCGCTTCCTGTATGAAGAGGAGATTGTGAAATTATTTCAAATGAATGACTTAACAACTCCGTTAGGACAGCGTAATCAGTCTCTATTAGAATTGCTGTATGCCACCGGAATACGAGTGAGTGAATGTGCATCTATTAAGCTTAGCGATATAGATTTTTCACTTCAAACTTTGCTCGTATATGGCAAAGGGAAAAAACAACGGTACGTGCCATTTGGCTGTTATGCCAAGGACGCTCTTAGAGTATATATAGATAAGGGAAGAAAGCTTCTTTTAAAAAAGGCTCCTTCTGATACTCATTCGCTCTTTTTAAATTATAAGGGGACACCGTTGACAGACCGTGGCATACGCTTAGTCATTGATCAGTTAGTAAAGAAGACCGCTGAGAATATACATATTAGTCCACACGTTTTGCGGCATACTTTTGCGACTCATATGTTAAATGAAGGGGCAGATTTACGTACAGTTCAAGAAATGCTAGGTCATGAACATTTATCAACCACTCAAATATACACACATGTGACGAAGGATCGTTTAAAGGCAGTTTATATGAATCACCATCCTCGCGCATAA